In Massilia violaceinigra, one DNA window encodes the following:
- the gmk gene encoding guanylate kinase: protein MPSPINGFSGSLFVVAAPSGAGKSTLVNALLAQEPGIKLSISTTTRPPRPGEQDGREYHFTTADDFVERAGREEFLEWAEVHGNYYGTSRLMVEKEMKTGTDILLEIDWQGARQVRKQFPDAAGIFILPPSIAALEERLYKRGQDEPNVITRRLLAAGGEIAHAPEFEYVIINEEFNVALSEMSAIVRATRSRFAQQAARNASLFAQLGIHAQQS from the coding sequence ATGCCCTCTCCAATCAATGGTTTTTCAGGCAGCCTGTTCGTCGTCGCCGCGCCTTCCGGCGCAGGCAAGTCAACCCTGGTCAACGCCCTGCTGGCGCAGGAACCGGGCATCAAGCTGTCGATCTCGACCACCACGCGCCCTCCCCGCCCTGGCGAACAGGATGGCCGCGAGTACCACTTCACCACCGCCGACGACTTCGTCGAGCGCGCCGGCCGCGAGGAATTCCTCGAATGGGCGGAAGTGCACGGTAATTACTACGGCACCTCGCGCCTGATGGTCGAAAAGGAAATGAAAACCGGCACTGACATCCTGCTCGAGATCGACTGGCAGGGCGCGCGCCAGGTGCGCAAGCAGTTTCCCGACGCCGCCGGCATCTTCATTTTGCCGCCCTCGATCGCCGCCCTCGAAGAGCGCCTGTACAAGCGCGGCCAGGATGAACCGAACGTGATCACGCGCCGTCTGCTGGCCGCCGGGGGCGAGATCGCTCACGCTCCGGAGTTCGAGTATGTTATTATCAATGAAGAGTTCAACGTCGCCTTGTCAGAGATGAGCGCGATTGTCAGAGCGACACGCAGCCGTTTTGCACAACAAGCTGCGCGTAACGCCTCGCTATTTGCCCAACTGGGTATCCATGCGCAACAATCGTGA
- the rpoZ gene encoding DNA-directed RNA polymerase subunit omega — protein sequence MARITIEDCLKHIPNRFQLTLAATYRARQLLQGHTPKVEAKDKPTVVALREIAAGKVGIEMLKKVPM from the coding sequence ATGGCCCGCATTACCATTGAAGATTGCTTGAAGCACATCCCTAACCGCTTTCAGCTGACCCTGGCCGCGACCTATCGCGCGCGTCAGTTGTTGCAAGGCCACACTCCTAAGGTCGAAGCCAAGGACAAGCCAACCGTCGTCGCCCTGCGTGAAATCGCAGCCGGCAAGGTCGGTATCGAGATGCTGAAAAAGGTTCCGATGTAA